In one Pseudodesulfovibrio tunisiensis genomic region, the following are encoded:
- a CDS encoding CYTH domain-containing protein produces the protein MRNSSDIAARIQQSLHRPPTSVPMLFPRILKRMLALWPGIRATAVKTRKVYLKGNTRIHLDHVVGLGNYMELEIVLGPNDRHEDGITQAKTIMEELGIPRNALESQAYVNLLEKRDSLHK, from the coding sequence ATGCGGAACTCATCCGATATTGCCGCCCGGATACAGCAGAGCCTTCACCGTCCACCTACCAGCGTCCCCATGCTCTTTCCTCGCATTCTTAAGCGTATGCTAGCGCTTTGGCCGGGCATACGGGCAACAGCAGTCAAAACACGAAAAGTCTACCTGAAGGGCAACACTCGCATCCATCTGGATCATGTGGTCGGGTTGGGCAATTATATGGAGTTGGAAATCGTGCTCGGTCCAAACGACAGGCATGAAGATGGTATCACACAAGCCAAAACCATCATGGAAGAGTTGGGCATTCCACGAAACGCCCTGGAATCGCAAGCCTACGTGAATCTGCTGGAAAAAAGGGACAGCCTCCACAAGTAA
- a CDS encoding DMT family transporter — protein MDIRGVLYVLAAASMWGMIGVFTKYILAEGISALEIAFWRAGFAWIIFVIHASFTRELKAHRSDLPLLLIFGVVCVTTFYGSYQLAIRDAGVALAAVLLYTAPAWVAVLSCLVLKERMTPLKTICVTMTLAGVACICLVPRLMSGGDLNLNTFGLIAGLVSGMTYALYYIFGKKYLYKYATPTIFVYALPAGALPLLPFVDFHEKTLTAWLLLLALGAITSYGAFSAYYAGLKRLEATKASVIATFEPVVAATLAFALFGERFTLSGYVGSALIISAVFLVVLASRNPKSAPTAQPAEQS, from the coding sequence ATGGACATTCGCGGAGTTTTGTACGTATTGGCGGCCGCCTCCATGTGGGGCATGATCGGGGTATTCACCAAATACATTCTGGCCGAGGGCATCAGCGCACTGGAAATCGCATTCTGGCGCGCCGGGTTTGCATGGATCATCTTCGTGATCCACGCCTCGTTCACCAGGGAGCTCAAGGCGCACCGAAGCGACCTGCCCCTGCTGCTCATTTTCGGCGTGGTCTGCGTGACCACGTTCTACGGCTCCTACCAGCTCGCCATCCGGGATGCAGGCGTGGCACTCGCCGCCGTGCTCCTGTACACGGCCCCGGCATGGGTAGCCGTGCTCTCCTGTCTGGTGCTCAAGGAGCGCATGACTCCGCTCAAGACCATCTGCGTGACCATGACTCTGGCCGGCGTGGCCTGCATATGCCTTGTGCCACGCCTCATGAGCGGCGGCGATCTGAACCTGAACACCTTCGGCCTGATCGCCGGCCTCGTCTCGGGCATGACCTACGCCCTGTATTACATCTTCGGAAAAAAATACCTGTACAAGTACGCCACGCCCACGATCTTCGTCTACGCCCTGCCCGCCGGGGCTCTCCCCCTGCTCCCGTTCGTGGATTTTCATGAAAAGACCCTGACCGCATGGCTCCTGCTGCTGGCGCTGGGCGCAATCACGTCATACGGCGCGTTTTCCGCGTATTACGCGGGCCTCAAACGCCTTGAGGCAACCAAGGCCTCTGTCATCGCCACCTTTGAACCCGTGGTTGCTGCGACCCTGGCCTTTGCCCTGTTCGGGGAACGGTTCACCCTGTCCGGCTATGTGGGCAGCGCCCTGATCATCTCTGCGGTGTTTCTGGTCGTACTCGCCAGCCGCAATCCCAAAAGCGCACCAACCGCGCAGCCTGCGGAGCAGTCATGA
- a CDS encoding 30S ribosomal protein S1, whose product MSEEFKNRNNDGGGEESFAELFEQYSEGGTDNVNVGDKIAGTVISVGDTLVFVDTGSKLDGVVEREELLDDEGNCTVAEGDTVELYVVGKDSSGIKLSRALTGIGGLKMLEEAKERNLPVEGKVAGTCKGGFNVMVLQRRAFCPISQIDNKFVEDGEQYVGETFQFLITKLEQNGRNIVVSRRSLLEIEAAEAAEAFLSETKVGDDVEGVITRLAPYGAFVEIKPGLDGLVHVSELGYARVQHPEEAVSPGQHVKARILKMAEDKGGRLKISLSMKQLAQDPWDEIASTFAEGDKVTGKVVRLADFGAFVEIAPGVDGLVHVSEMSYTKRVNKPSDFLSEGQQVPVKIKSIDLDKRRISLSIKDAEGDPWLDAADKYKPGQTVTGTMEKMEQFGMFVQLEPGITGLLPKSAIARSEKPAEFDKFKPGDEVSLKIGQVRAVERKISLVPADARDAEDWKEFAPKKASSAPSGGGMGLLGQKLQEALKNKK is encoded by the coding sequence GTGTCCGAGGAATTCAAGAACCGCAATAATGATGGCGGCGGAGAGGAATCCTTCGCCGAATTGTTCGAACAGTACAGCGAAGGCGGAACCGACAACGTCAACGTCGGTGACAAGATCGCAGGCACCGTCATTTCCGTGGGCGACACGCTGGTGTTCGTGGATACCGGGTCCAAGCTGGACGGCGTTGTGGAAAGGGAAGAACTGCTCGATGACGAGGGCAACTGCACTGTGGCCGAAGGCGACACCGTGGAGCTCTACGTGGTTGGCAAGGATTCTTCCGGCATCAAGCTGTCCCGCGCTCTGACCGGTATCGGTGGACTGAAGATGCTGGAAGAGGCCAAGGAGCGCAACCTGCCCGTGGAGGGCAAGGTGGCCGGAACCTGCAAGGGCGGGTTCAACGTCATGGTGCTGCAGCGCCGCGCTTTCTGCCCCATCAGCCAGATCGACAACAAGTTTGTCGAAGACGGCGAACAATATGTTGGGGAAACCTTCCAGTTTCTGATCACCAAGCTTGAGCAGAACGGCCGCAACATCGTGGTCTCCCGCCGCTCCCTGCTGGAAATCGAAGCCGCCGAGGCTGCCGAGGCCTTCCTGAGCGAAACCAAGGTCGGCGACGATGTGGAAGGCGTGATCACCCGCCTCGCTCCGTACGGCGCTTTCGTGGAGATCAAGCCCGGTCTGGACGGACTGGTGCATGTCTCCGAACTGGGCTACGCCCGGGTGCAGCATCCCGAGGAAGCCGTGAGCCCGGGCCAGCACGTCAAGGCCCGCATCCTCAAGATGGCGGAGGACAAGGGCGGTCGTCTCAAGATTTCCCTGTCCATGAAACAGCTTGCGCAAGATCCGTGGGACGAGATTGCCTCGACATTTGCCGAAGGCGACAAGGTCACGGGCAAGGTCGTGCGTCTGGCCGACTTCGGCGCGTTCGTGGAAATCGCTCCGGGCGTGGACGGTCTGGTTCACGTCAGCGAGATGAGCTACACCAAACGCGTGAACAAGCCCTCGGACTTTCTGTCCGAAGGCCAGCAGGTCCCGGTCAAAATCAAATCCATAGATCTGGACAAGCGCCGCATTTCCCTGTCCATCAAGGATGCGGAAGGCGACCCGTGGCTGGATGCTGCCGACAAGTACAAGCCCGGGCAGACCGTGACCGGCACCATGGAAAAGATGGAACAGTTCGGCATGTTCGTGCAGCTTGAACCCGGCATCACCGGCCTGCTGCCCAAATCCGCCATTGCCCGTTCCGAAAAGCCCGCCGAGTTCGACAAGTTCAAGCCCGGCGATGAGGTTTCCCTGAAAATCGGTCAGGTGCGTGCGGTCGAGCGCAAGATTTCTCTTGTGCCCGCCGATGCCCGTGATGCCGAAGACTGGAAGGAATTCGCTCCGAAAAAGGCCTCTTCCGCCCCGTCCGGCGGCGGCATGGGCCTGCTGGGCCAGAAGCTTCAGGAAGCCTTGAAGAACAAGAAGTAG
- the asnS gene encoding asparagine--tRNA ligase: MKRTKIKNALHAEAPVSEIRIGGWVRTKRDSKGFSFIELNDGSCLTNIQVIVDHTPEILAALERIGTGASVLVEGELVESPGKGQKWEVRGKSLNVLGEADQDTFPLQKKRHTDEFLRGIAHLRPRTNKYGAMFRIRSELAQAIHQFFKERGFFYVHTPILTGSDCEGAGEMFRVTSLEHGSRAPVEEDFFGKPASLTVSGQLEAEMFALSLGDVYTFGPTFRAENSNTPRHVAEFWMIEPEMAFADLRDDMDLGEDMIKYLVQHILDHCAEDVQLFGKWVDKTLMPTLETILREPFERVSYTEAIRILKKTKKTFDYPVEWGIDLQTEHERFLCEEKFKKPVYVYDYPKTIKPFYMRMNDDDKTVAAMDCLVPRIGEIIGGSQREERMDVLQARMREMDLSEEDYWWYLDSRRFGSVPHAGFGMGFERMLMLVTGVTNIRDALPFPRTPNHLEF, encoded by the coding sequence ATGAAACGAACCAAGATAAAAAACGCATTGCATGCGGAGGCCCCGGTTTCCGAGATTCGCATCGGCGGCTGGGTCCGCACCAAGCGCGATTCCAAGGGCTTTTCCTTTATTGAACTGAACGATGGTTCCTGCCTGACCAACATTCAGGTCATCGTGGACCACACGCCGGAAATTCTGGCGGCGCTCGAACGCATCGGTACAGGCGCTTCGGTTCTGGTCGAGGGCGAGCTTGTGGAATCCCCGGGCAAGGGGCAGAAGTGGGAAGTTCGCGGCAAGAGCCTGAATGTACTGGGTGAAGCCGATCAGGATACCTTTCCTCTTCAGAAGAAGCGGCACACTGACGAATTTCTGCGCGGCATTGCGCATTTGCGTCCCCGCACAAACAAGTACGGTGCCATGTTCCGCATCCGGTCGGAATTGGCACAGGCCATACATCAGTTTTTCAAGGAGCGCGGCTTCTTTTACGTGCATACGCCCATCCTGACCGGTTCGGATTGCGAAGGCGCTGGCGAAATGTTTCGTGTGACCAGTCTGGAACACGGCAGCAGGGCCCCGGTAGAAGAGGATTTCTTTGGGAAGCCCGCTTCCCTGACCGTGTCCGGTCAGCTTGAGGCCGAGATGTTCGCCCTGTCTCTCGGGGATGTGTACACCTTTGGTCCGACCTTCCGCGCCGAGAACTCCAACACGCCCCGGCACGTGGCCGAATTCTGGATGATCGAGCCGGAAATGGCTTTTGCCGACCTGCGGGATGACATGGATCTCGGCGAGGACATGATCAAGTACCTTGTGCAGCACATTCTGGATCATTGTGCCGAGGACGTGCAACTGTTTGGCAAATGGGTGGACAAGACCCTCATGCCGACTCTGGAGACCATTCTCAGGGAGCCGTTCGAGCGCGTGTCCTACACCGAGGCGATCAGGATTCTCAAGAAAACCAAGAAGACGTTTGACTACCCGGTGGAGTGGGGCATTGACCTGCAGACCGAGCACGAGCGTTTCCTGTGCGAGGAGAAGTTCAAGAAGCCGGTCTATGTCTATGATTATCCCAAGACCATCAAGCCGTTCTACATGCGCATGAACGATGATGACAAGACCGTGGCGGCCATGGATTGCCTGGTGCCGCGCATCGGGGAAATCATCGGCGGTTCCCAGCGCGAGGAGCGCATGGATGTGCTTCAGGCCCGCATGCGGGAGATGGATTTGAGTGAAGAGGATTACTGGTGGTATCTGGATTCCCGCCGGTTCGGCTCCGTTCCGCATGCCGGTTTCGGCATGGGCTTCGAACGGATGCTCATGCTGGTTACGGGCGTGACCAACATCCGCGACGCACTGCCGTTTCCCAGAACTCCCAATCATCTGGAATTCTAG
- a CDS encoding AraC family transcriptional regulator, with amino-acid sequence MKTSTRNTYHERMLKVLLHIQANLDDRLGLESLAEVACFSPTHFHRIFRGMIGETVMEHIRRIRLERAALRLAMRMGSVTSAALDAGYETVESFSRAFNRMFGCPPSRYAEQHWEKLYSRVPGLIHYLPGDVRPDMTLNNSGGSGMEVRIEEIPAFDVAFVRHIGPYEECEKAWNVLCGWAGPKGLLTPDTKVLGICYDDPQVTPPEKIRYDACMTIHGDVQTEGEIGTQTIPAGEYAITVHKGPYSELHATYAKLFGQWLVKNDLSFADTPCYELYLNDPQQTAPDDLVTEIYLPLKRD; translated from the coding sequence ATGAAGACTTCGACGCGCAATACATATCATGAACGGATGCTCAAGGTGCTCCTGCACATCCAGGCCAATCTGGACGATCGCCTCGGCCTGGAATCCCTGGCCGAAGTGGCCTGCTTTTCCCCCACGCACTTCCACCGGATATTCCGTGGAATGATTGGGGAAACCGTGATGGAACACATTCGCCGCATTCGTCTGGAGCGGGCCGCCCTTCGCCTTGCCATGCGCATGGGGTCGGTCACCAGCGCAGCTCTGGACGCCGGATATGAAACCGTCGAGTCCTTCAGCCGGGCGTTCAACCGGATGTTCGGATGCCCTCCCTCCAGGTATGCGGAACAGCACTGGGAAAAGCTCTATTCCCGGGTTCCCGGTCTGATCCATTACCTGCCCGGCGACGTGCGCCCGGACATGACCTTGAACAACTCAGGAGGAAGCGGCATGGAAGTCCGAATCGAAGAAATTCCAGCATTTGACGTGGCGTTCGTCCGCCATATCGGCCCGTATGAGGAATGCGAAAAAGCCTGGAACGTGCTGTGCGGCTGGGCTGGTCCCAAGGGACTGCTCACCCCGGACACCAAGGTTCTTGGCATATGTTACGACGATCCGCAGGTCACACCGCCGGAAAAAATCCGCTACGACGCCTGCATGACCATTCACGGCGACGTGCAGACCGAAGGCGAAATCGGCACCCAGACCATTCCCGCAGGCGAATACGCCATCACCGTGCACAAGGGGCCGTACAGCGAACTGCACGCAACCTACGCCAAGCTCTTCGGCCAATGGCTGGTGAAAAACGATCTCTCCTTTGCGGATACCCCCTGCTACGAACTCTATCTGAATGATCCGCAGCAAACCGCCCCTGACGACCTTGTCACGGAGATATACCTTCCGTTGAAACGCGACTGA
- a CDS encoding ornithine cyclodeaminase family protein gives MGFDVLWISSAEIDTLGISMREIMDAVEAGFAALGKGQGEMPAKIGIHPREDCFIHAMPCYLGGNVDRAGIKCVSGYPSNPEKGLPYITGIMLLTDPETGIPQAVMDAGWVTAWRTGAASGVYARHFGDPATQTVSIIGTGVQGRVNLLAMKEVFPRLSRVFCHDKFDEAAERFVRDMHRELPDAEFVICPDVRTAVAEAEVLITCTPIVEAPQRFVHREWLKSDCLVISVDYDSAIHENVFLGAHFTCDNRNQYLWTRKQGAYFQNGYPGPQDMDADMGEICAGAKQGVRTGRRSAVLMGIASHDVMTAALIHELARENGLGTKVTL, from the coding sequence ATGGGATTTGACGTACTCTGGATTTCTTCGGCTGAAATCGACACCCTGGGAATTTCCATGCGCGAAATCATGGACGCAGTGGAAGCGGGCTTCGCGGCCCTCGGCAAGGGGCAGGGGGAAATGCCTGCCAAGATCGGCATCCACCCGCGCGAGGACTGCTTCATTCACGCCATGCCCTGCTATCTGGGCGGCAATGTTGACCGCGCCGGAATCAAATGCGTTTCCGGCTACCCGAGCAATCCGGAAAAGGGACTGCCCTACATCACGGGCATCATGCTGCTGACCGACCCGGAAACCGGCATTCCCCAGGCCGTGATGGATGCAGGCTGGGTCACGGCATGGCGCACTGGCGCTGCCTCGGGCGTGTATGCCCGCCATTTCGGCGATCCGGCCACGCAGACCGTGTCCATCATCGGCACGGGCGTGCAGGGACGGGTCAATCTGCTGGCCATGAAGGAAGTCTTTCCGCGCCTCTCCCGGGTGTTCTGCCACGACAAGTTCGACGAAGCCGCGGAACGGTTCGTGCGCGACATGCACCGCGAGCTGCCGGACGCGGAATTCGTGATCTGTCCGGACGTGCGCACTGCGGTTGCCGAAGCCGAAGTCCTGATAACCTGCACTCCCATTGTCGAAGCTCCGCAACGTTTCGTGCACCGCGAATGGCTGAAATCGGATTGTCTGGTGATTTCGGTTGACTATGATTCCGCCATCCACGAAAACGTCTTTCTGGGCGCACACTTCACCTGCGACAACCGCAACCAGTATCTCTGGACGCGGAAACAGGGCGCCTATTTTCAAAATGGCTACCCGGGTCCGCAGGACATGGACGCGGACATGGGGGAAATCTGCGCGGGCGCCAAACAGGGCGTCCGCACCGGGCGACGGAGCGCGGTGCTCATGGGCATTGCCAGCCATGACGTGATGACCGCCGCACTGATACACGAACTGGCCCGGGAAAACGGACTGGGCACCAAGGTGACATTGTAA
- the ftsY gene encoding signal recognition particle-docking protein FtsY, translating to MGFFSKLKKVWKSPEDIAAEAVEEYKEEVGITPEPVVEKKADPEPSAQKTEPTPAPVQEPKQHQQDPTDAAPTASEGWQKELTLSLRNAEPRLSEWLNTILADVDTADEKLWERLAFLFKALGAPEDEARDFIDRFRDWLDNMGYRAVEEFKSELQYRLALALELEDEEDERDRLFLKLSEGISKTREQITKRIDGLLSAHSSLDDDFWEEFEEILIMADVGMEAAGMLMDNLKERARKAGTDNPEDFKDILRDELEEIFKPTPRITVVNPPEVVMMIGVNGVGKTTTIAKLAYRAQMQGRKVLIAAGDTFRAAAIDQLEVWAKRLGTGFFAKSEGSDPAAVAFEAMDMAVREGYDLLLLDTAGRLHTKHNLMEELKKIRRVVGKKHEGAPHRNVLVIDATTGQNALSQTRLFHEAVGVDEIVLTKLDGTAKGGVVVAVTIQYGLPITFVGLGEKMEDLRPFNGKDFAKALLT from the coding sequence ATGGGATTCTTTTCAAAACTGAAGAAAGTCTGGAAAAGCCCGGAAGATATCGCTGCCGAGGCTGTCGAGGAATATAAGGAAGAGGTCGGCATAACGCCGGAGCCGGTTGTGGAAAAGAAAGCGGACCCCGAACCGTCCGCCCAAAAGACCGAACCGACTCCCGCCCCAGTCCAGGAACCGAAGCAGCATCAGCAGGACCCCACGGACGCCGCCCCCACGGCCAGCGAAGGCTGGCAAAAGGAACTCACGCTTTCCCTGCGCAATGCCGAACCCCGACTTTCCGAATGGCTGAACACCATTCTGGCGGACGTGGACACGGCGGACGAAAAGCTCTGGGAACGTCTGGCATTCCTCTTCAAGGCCCTTGGCGCGCCCGAGGATGAGGCAAGGGACTTCATCGACCGCTTCCGCGACTGGCTGGACAACATGGGCTACCGCGCCGTGGAGGAGTTCAAGTCCGAACTGCAATACCGTCTGGCTCTGGCTCTGGAACTGGAAGACGAGGAAGACGAACGCGACCGGCTGTTCCTCAAGCTGTCCGAGGGCATTTCCAAGACACGGGAACAGATTACCAAGCGCATCGACGGCCTGCTCTCGGCCCACTCCAGCCTGGACGACGACTTCTGGGAGGAATTCGAGGAAATCCTGATCATGGCCGACGTGGGCATGGAAGCCGCGGGCATGCTCATGGACAACCTCAAGGAACGCGCACGCAAGGCCGGAACTGACAATCCCGAGGATTTCAAGGACATCCTGCGCGACGAGCTTGAGGAAATCTTCAAGCCCACTCCCCGCATCACCGTGGTCAACCCGCCCGAGGTGGTCATGATGATCGGCGTGAACGGCGTGGGCAAGACCACGACCATCGCCAAACTCGCCTATCGCGCCCAGATGCAGGGCCGCAAGGTGCTCATCGCGGCGGGCGACACGTTCCGCGCCGCAGCCATCGATCAGCTCGAAGTCTGGGCCAAGCGCCTCGGAACCGGATTCTTTGCCAAGAGTGAAGGCTCGGACCCGGCTGCCGTGGCGTTCGAGGCCATGGACATGGCGGTCCGCGAAGGATACGACCTGCTCCTGCTCGACACGGCCGGTCGGTTGCATACCAAGCACAACCTGATGGAAGAACTGAAGAAGATCAGGCGCGTGGTCGGCAAGAAGCATGAAGGCGCTCCGCATCGAAACGTATTGGTCATCGACGCGACCACGGGCCAGAACGCCCTTTCGCAGACCAGGCTGTTTCACGAGGCTGTGGGCGTGGATGAAATTGTTCTCACCAAACTGGACGGCACGGCCAAAGGCGGTGTAGTCGTAGCAGTGACCATCCAGTATGGTCTGCCCATCACCTTTGTGGGACTGGGCGAAAAAATGGAAGACCTGCGCCCCTTCAATGGCAAGGATTTCGCCAAGGCGCTCCTCACTTAA
- a CDS encoding RluA family pseudouridine synthase, whose protein sequence is MRVGPEEEGLRLDRVLEGLVPEGGLRLRRRLCDQGRVLVNGRPAKSSCKVREGQTVQVRMQRVACDPADMGLRVLCRRNGLAAVDKPAGVHSAVVAGSSEPSVEGALPRLFPGENAVLLNRLDRLTSGIVLVALTAEAEARYHEAESARTVTKEYLARVAGRLDSPVTVRFALDTDNRRLTRALDKDDPDSRRWTRVEPLNWDEKTQTSLVRCFIRMGARHQIRVHLAALGHPILGDPLYGGPEAERLHLHHRCFSLDDFSVQSEAAF, encoded by the coding sequence ATGAGGGTGGGGCCCGAAGAGGAGGGCCTTCGGCTGGACAGGGTGCTGGAAGGGCTTGTGCCCGAGGGCGGTCTTCGGCTCAGGCGGCGTTTGTGCGATCAGGGCAGGGTTCTTGTCAACGGCAGGCCCGCCAAATCGTCATGCAAGGTTCGCGAGGGACAGACCGTGCAGGTCCGCATGCAGCGGGTGGCTTGCGATCCCGCGGACATGGGGTTGCGCGTGCTTTGCCGAAGGAACGGACTGGCCGCCGTGGACAAGCCGGCCGGTGTGCATTCCGCTGTGGTGGCCGGTTCGTCGGAACCAAGCGTGGAAGGGGCGTTGCCCCGGCTTTTCCCCGGTGAGAACGCGGTGTTGCTCAACAGGCTGGACCGACTGACTTCCGGCATTGTGCTTGTCGCGCTGACAGCGGAGGCCGAGGCCCGGTATCACGAGGCCGAGTCCGCCCGAACCGTGACAAAGGAATATCTGGCGCGGGTTGCCGGGCGGCTGGATTCCCCGGTCACGGTCAGGTTTGCTCTGGATACGGACAACCGCAGGCTGACGCGGGCATTGGACAAGGATGATCCCGATTCCCGGCGCTGGACCCGGGTGGAGCCCCTGAACTGGGACGAGAAAACGCAGACTTCGCTGGTCCGGTGTTTCATCCGCATGGGCGCGCGGCATCAGATTCGCGTGCATCTTGCCGCGCTCGGGCATCCCATTCTCGGCGACCCTCTGTACGGCGGTCCCGAGGCCGAACGCCTGCATCTGCATCATCGCTGTTTTTCGCTGGACGATTTTTCCGTGCAGTCCGAAGCGGCGTTCTGA